The Persephonella atlantica genome includes a window with the following:
- a CDS encoding TraI domain-containing protein, producing the protein MLQLKIKLGRLYEYLEPFIKQLEEISYGYKASKDHHHAKEDGLFQHSIDVANKMLDIFLENEEKYLPRFENEKTGAYQTRKEKFLFHLALTGLLHDIGKIAVYQVETAYYYVPFITSLKNLKDSYITERENKGVNYINSTHLSGMVFGIILERAGKKYYESFLYDFQFITMMLEAIHLEHYKIMVDNPILHILKKADGMSVAEERSEPFVQHDEETKIKEIDLAKLYAKLFNQWTRVSTNYWFYTGEYFLVVNPALHKKLIQQISEHVGQPVHEDRVIDELIEKGYTEERITQAQIRLPNGKVHNFSVIKLKVNSIMPQEEIESRRLSKVELLTENREA; encoded by the coding sequence ATGCTTCAGCTAAAAATTAAACTTGGAAGACTGTACGAGTATTTAGAACCTTTTATAAAACAACTGGAAGAAATCTCTTATGGATATAAAGCAAGTAAAGACCACCATCATGCTAAAGAAGATGGACTGTTCCAGCATTCTATAGATGTGGCAAACAAAATGCTTGACATTTTTCTGGAAAATGAAGAGAAATATCTGCCCAGATTTGAGAACGAAAAAACAGGAGCTTATCAAACTAGAAAAGAAAAGTTTTTGTTTCATCTTGCTTTGACAGGTCTTCTGCATGATATAGGCAAAATAGCTGTTTATCAGGTTGAAACTGCTTATTACTACGTTCCTTTTATAACTTCTCTAAAGAACCTTAAAGATAGTTATATCACAGAGAGAGAAAACAAAGGAGTTAACTATATAAATTCTACCCATTTATCTGGAATGGTGTTTGGAATAATTCTTGAAAGGGCAGGAAAGAAATATTACGAGAGCTTTCTCTATGATTTTCAGTTTATCACGATGATGCTTGAGGCTATCCATTTAGAGCATTACAAGATAATGGTTGATAATCCTATCCTGCACATCCTGAAAAAAGCTGATGGTATGAGTGTTGCTGAAGAAAGAAGTGAACCATTTGTTCAACATGATGAAGAAACCAAGATAAAAGAAATAGATTTAGCTAAGCTTTACGCTAAGCTATTTAATCAATGGACAAGAGTATCTACAAACTATTGGTTTTATACAGGAGAATATTTTTTAGTTGTAAATCCTGCTCTTCATAAAAAACTTATACAGCAGATATCAGAGCACGTTGGACAGCCAGTTCACGAAGATAGGGTTATAGACGAGCTTATAGAAAAGGGATATACAGAAGAAAGGATAACACAGGCACAGATAAGATTACCAAACGGTAAGGTTCACAATTTTTCAGTAATTAAGCTAAAGGTAAACAGTATAATGCCCCAAGAAGAAATAGAAAGCAGAAGATTATCTAAGGTTGAGCTTTTAACAGAAAATAGAGAGGCGTAA